Proteins from one Staphylococcus sp. IVB6214 genomic window:
- the prfB gene encoding peptide chain release factor 2 (programmed frameshift), producing the protein MELSEIKRHIDDYATKLEQLRGSLDLENKETNIQEYEEMMAEPTFWDDQQRAQEVIDQNNALKAVVTTYYDIASDIEEMDATHELLQEEFDEDIKIDLEETVSDYAPKLDRFELQLLLNGDHDANNAILELHPGAGGTESQDWTNMLLRMYQRFCEQQGFKVEVVDYQAGDEAGVKSVTLVIKGHNAYGYLKAEKGVHRLVRISPFDSSGRRHTSFASCDVIPEFNNEKIEIEVNPDDITVDTFRASGAGGQHINKTESAIRITHHPTGIVVNNQNERSQIKNREAAMKMLKAKLYQLELEQKAQELAAIRGEQKEIGWGSQIRSYVFHPYSMVKDHRTNVETGNVNAVMDGDISMFIDAFLRSQMNDTSETM; encoded by the exons ATGGAACTATCTGAAATCAAGCGACATATTGATGACTATGCAACAAAGCTAGAACAACTTAGGGGGTCTCTT GACTTAGAAAACAAAGAGACCAATATCCAAGAATATGAAGAGATGATGGCGGAACCAACGTTTTGGGATGATCAACAACGTGCGCAAGAAGTGATTGATCAAAACAATGCGTTGAAAGCAGTTGTAACGACTTATTATGATATTGCATCAGATATTGAAGAGATGGATGCGACGCATGAACTATTACAAGAAGAGTTTGATGAAGACATCAAAATAGATCTTGAAGAAACGGTAAGTGATTATGCACCTAAGCTGGATCGTTTTGAGTTGCAACTGTTATTAAATGGTGACCACGATGCGAACAATGCCATTTTAGAGTTGCATCCGGGTGCAGGGGGCACAGAGTCACAAGACTGGACGAATATGCTGTTGCGTATGTACCAACGTTTTTGTGAACAACAAGGCTTTAAAGTTGAAGTAGTAGACTATCAAGCGGGAGATGAAGCGGGTGTCAAAAGTGTGACACTCGTCATCAAAGGTCATAATGCATACGGTTACTTGAAAGCAGAAAAAGGTGTCCATCGACTTGTGCGTATTTCTCCATTTGATTCATCAGGTAGAAGGCACACTTCATTTGCATCATGTGATGTCATTCCAGAGTTCAACAATGAGAAGATTGAAATTGAAGTGAACCCGGATGATATCACGGTGGATACATTCCGTGCATCTGGTGCAGGTGGGCAGCACATTAACAAGACAGAATCTGCTATCCGTATTACTCACCATCCAACAGGCATTGTCGTCAATAACCAAAATGAGCGTTCACAGATTAAAAACCGTGAAGCTGCGATGAAAATGTTGAAAGCGAAGTTGTATCAACTTGAGTTGGAACAAAAAGCACAAGAGCTTGCGGCAATCCGTGGTGAACAGAAAGAAATTGGTTGGGGCAGTCAAATTCGCTCATATGTTTTCCACCCTTATTCAATGGTGAAAGATCATCGTACAAATGTGGAAACAGGCAACGTTAATGCAGTGATGGATGGCGATATCAGTATGTTTATCGATGCCTTTTTGCGCAGTCAAATGAACGATACTTCTGAAACAATGTAA